The sequence CACAAAAACATTACCTAAATATTACGGTTATAATTGTAGCAAATTCTCCAAAGCTATTTGTGCCAATATATTTCCTTGGTTTGCAGATTTTTTATACCAATATGCAGCTTTATCTAAATTTTGATCTACTACTATACCTTGTTCATAAAATCTGCCTATATCAAACTGAGCCACGTCATATCCTTGTTGTGCAGATTTTTCGTACCAATAAAATGCTTGTTGCAGATCTATATCTTCGATATCTCCGTATTCATAACACATAGCAATACAATATTGAGCAATATCGTTGCCGTTAATCGCAGCTTGTTGATACCAAGAAAATGCTAGTTCCAGATCTTGCGCGACTCCAATTCCAAAATGATAGCATTGACCTAGGCAACATTGGGATAGCGTGTTACCTTGCTTTGCGGATTGTTCATACCAATAGAATGCTTTTTCTACGTTTTTCGTAACACCTAAGCCTTGCTCGTAAAAATATCCTAGCTGACCTTGTGCCATACTATCATTTTGTTTTGCAGATTTTCGAAACCAATAAACGGCTTTGGTAAAACTTTGAGGAACGCCTAATCCTAATTTATAATAATTTGCCAGGTTATGTTGTGCCTTGGCAAGTCCTTGAGAGGCAGCTTTTTTGGTCCAATAAACTGCTTTATCTAGATCTCTTGGAGTTCCTCGGCCGGATTCGTAGCAATAACCTAGATTACATTGTGCGATGGCAAAATCTTGTTGCGCGGCTTTGATATACCAATAGATAGCTTTAGTGTCATCGGATGTAACTCCGGAGCCCTCTTGATAGCATAAAGCAAGAGCTGTCTGGGCTTCAGGATGTCCTTGTAGTGCAGATTTTTCATACCAATAAAAAGCTAATTGAGGATCTCTTTCAATATTTTTTCCGATATCATAAAAAAGGCCTAATGCCAATTGAATTTCAGGGTCTTGTTCATCTATTTCAACGTCCCAATAAATTGTATTATTAGAATCTTCAGAATCTGTGTTTTCTAGCTCCATTGGAACCTTAATACTATGTTGTGTAGTTGGTTGTTTAAGCTGTCTAAATTTCATAAGCAAAACCTCCTAGGGTAGCCATTACCAAATTATGTCTAAATATATGTCTTAGTATATATTTATGCGAAATAGATTAAAAAGGTGCGTAGATAAGTATAACTATGCTTTGAAATTATAAATTGGCGTTATATATTTAATAATATCGACAGTTGGAGTTATATGGTCAATAATCGCGCTTTTGTCTTTGTATGCCATAGGAGATTCATCGATAGTTTTTTCGGTAATAGAAGTGGAGTATACATCTTTTGTTTGTTCTATAAATTCATCGAGTTGAAATTTTTTAAAAGCGGTGGTGCGGCTATACAATCTTCCGGCACCATGAGGGGCAGAGTAGTTCCAATCTGGATTTCCCTTACCAACACAAATCAGGCTGCCATCGCGCATATTGAGGGGAATTAAGACTGTTTCTCCAAGCTGTGCAGAGATAGCACCTTTGCGTATGATATTATGATCTAGATCGATGTAGTTGTGAATAGTTTCGAAGTGTGTCGTATCTGATAGTGTCGTGGCGAAGTATTTTTCTAAGATGATGTTGGCAATGGTTTTGCGATTTAGAGTTGCATATTGCTGGCAAATTTGCATGTCATGTAGATACTGCTGTTTGTATTTGCCGGTTAGGTAGCAAAGACTTTTGGGAATGGCGGGCTCCATTAGAGTAAATTTTGTAGCCAAATCTTTGAGAGCAGTTTGAATTTCATGGCGACGTCCAGTGGATTTATATTCGGCAATCAAGTGGTCGCGAGCATCATAATACCTGTCTTTGCCAGATAATAATTCATATGCAAGATCTTGATAATATTGAGCAACTTGGGTGCCTAAATTTCTACTACCTGTATGAATAATTAGATACTTGGCATTGGAGTTATCTTTGGCAATTTCGATAAAATGGTTGCCGCCACCGAGGCTGCCTATACTGCGTTCGATGCGTTTGGTTTCGTGTAAATTGCGATAGCAGAAGAGTTCTTGAAGCTTGGGGAATCTGGCCAATCTACCTTCGTGTATATTTTTGCCGGCAGGGACATGCTTGTGAATAAGGGAATCAATTTCAGCAAAGTCTATTTCTTCAGTACCTAGTTCAATAGTTAGCATTCCGCAGCCAATGTCGACACCAACTATATTTGGAATGACCCAGTCGGTAACTTGAGCAGTAAATCCAATAACGCATCCAGCTCCCGCATGTACATCGGGCATTACTCGAATGTTACAATCTTGGGTGAAGGGTTGATCGCATAATAATTGTAATTGTTCTTGCGCTGAGTATTCGAGCTCGTTTGCATATACGAGAGCAATACTATTTGTACCAGTAATTTTAATCATAATCTACCTTCTTTCAGTGATAGTAAAAATAACGATTATATCATTGAAGATATTTAAGTGTCAATTATTTAAACTTTAGTGTTATTTATAAAATGTGCAAAATAATTTATTTACAAATTTTGGCAATATGATATAATAAGAAAGAGAGCTTGGAAAAGGAGAGTGAGTAGATATGGTCAGTGATGATGTAATAATAGGGGTGATAGCCCTAGTTTTGAATACAGCTTATAGTTATGTTTTATTGCATGTAGCCTCGAAGATGGTGGAGGATAAATCAACGTCATTTATAAAAAAGTTGATGTTTTCTATAGCAAACATGGTTTTATATTCGTTAGTATATGCGTTTAAAGTGCCTCATTATATATACTATATATTTGTGTTTACTGCGATTATGATGGAGCTATATTCAATAGGTTTAACGGCCAAAGAAGGGGCATGTATAGCGTCACATGCGATAGTAAATATAAGTGCTATATTTTTGGCCTGTGTTAAGCTGATAACAGCTGCTTATGGAGTACCTGCAAATACAGTATTTACAAACATCGATATAAGATTGCAAATAGTTTCTGTGATGTATATACTGGCAATGTTAGTTGGGGTAATACTATTTAGAAATTTGGGTGCCGAGAATTTGAAAAAAGTACTAAGTGCAAAGGGATATTCTGAAGCTTTGACCGTATTAGGAATCATTCTTACTTGTTATGTTGCAGTAGATGAGTATATCATAATTTTAGGATATAGCTACGAAGATCAAATTATAATGGTGTTGGCAACTGTGTTTTTGGTTATGTCACTATACTATCTAATTTTATACTATACAATTAAAAGTCTAAATATCATTATATATAGAGAAAAAACTGAAGCGGCCAAAATATCATACACAAGGTTAGTGAGTAAGCATAATGGAATTATGAACAAAGTACTTAAAGATGAGTTAACAGATCTCTATAATAAAAAGTATGTTATTAATTATATATCTAAAATGTTAGCTGAGCCTGGTACAGAAAATACAAAGCAAGGAATAATATTTTTGGATATAAATGGTCTAAAATATGTTAATGATACTTTTGGACATAAAGCGGGAGATAAATTGATTCTTGATGTTACATCGGCTGTTAGAAATAGTATTCGTGAGAAGCATCAAGATATTGCAGGTCGCATTGGCGGAGACGAAATTTTGATTTTTATTCCTAATATACATCAAGCGGGGTTAGACAAAATTGTGGAGAGAATTCGCAACAATATAAGACGTAAAAATGAAGCAGAAAAGGATTTTCTTGTTGCAGCTAGTATAGGAGCGATAATGGTAGACGGAGATATGGCAAAGCTAGGTCTTAATAATATTTTAGAAAAAGTAGATGTTTTGATGCGAATGGACAAAGAAAAGTTTTATAAAGAAATGGAGGAAAAAAATGGAAACTATTAATGCATTGATATTCTTTTTATTATTACTGCTTTATAATTACGCAATGTTTGCATATAATTCCTTTATATATATGCCACGAATGGAGTTATGGAAGATTATATTTTTGACAAGTATAATTAACAGCTTATTGTTTATCATACCACAGGCAATACATATAGATAACATAGGACCTATGGTACTTTATGTAATATGTTATACAATACAATTTAATTATATTTATAAGAAAAACTTCCTATCGTGTCTATTTTTTTCTATGGCATTTATGTTGAATTTATATGGTATAGGGCTAATGTCAGGAGGGGTAATATCATTAGTAGTACCTGGTAGTTTAGCAGTTCATCGTACAGATTCAGTATTGAGAATGATAACAACAATTTTTAGTTTGCTACCTGCTATACTTGAAATAGTAATAATAAGAGCTGTGATCAAGAAAGAGAAAATAGATAGATTTTTGTCGCACAGAAAAAGCGTACAGATGGCAGTTTTAATTATGGGTATTGTGTTTTTATATTCTCTAACAGTGATTAACGTAAACAATTATCAAATGATAGATGACATTAGAATTGCTGTATTAAATATTAAAGTAGGACTGATATGTATAACAGGATTTTTGATAGCAATAGGATATGGATATATTTTCGCGATAATGAATTTATATCAAAAGCAATTTGAAAATTATGCAACTTTGATACAGAAAGAGCAAGAGAGCATCCATGAGCTGTCTTTAACTGTTCAAAAAGACTCGTTTACGGGGTTATATTTACGTGATGTTGCTATAGAAAGAATGCAATTCTATAAAAAAAATAGCATGCAATTTTATACAATTTTTGTAGATATGGATGGTCTTAAAACTGTCAACGATATTTATGGACACAATGAGGGCGATTTTTATATACAACAAGTTGTAGAGATATTGAAGCGTAACTTTATCGGCACAATTGTATCAAGAATAGGAGGAGATGAGTTTTTGATTACGGGAACCAGCTATGACTTGGATACACCTTTGCAAAATACGCTTATGCTTTATGAAGAAGTAAAAGCAATTAAAGTTAAAAACGATAAGCATTATAATACATCCATTAGTTATGGACTGGTTAATATAGATGAAACTGCAAGATTTGATGTAGAAAATATTATTAAAATTGCAGATGAAAGAATGTATGAATTTAAGCAAGTAAATAAAAAAGAGCGTAAAGTCAAAAAAATATATAAGTAATGGCTAATTGCCGTATTTTTTTGTTAATTAACTTAAAGGCGCTCTATAGGTTGGCATATTGCTAATGTTTAGTTAGCTACATTATCGGCAGTTGCAGTATTAAACGCTGCATCTAATTCATCGCATTTGCTGATTGTGTTGTCAAAATATACGTAGTCAAAATATTCAATCAATTGATATAAGCTTAGTTTTGCAATTGCCATATCTTTGTCACTAACTTCGTTGGCGAGCTGAGGAAATTGCTCTAAAATTTGATTAACTTGAGACACAAAGGATTTTCGAAGATCTGGTGTCTCTAGCGATGAATTTAACAGTTTAACTCTAAATTGAAATATCATTAAAGGTAATAGATTATACATTTTATATTCAAAAATTTGAGATATACTACACTGCCAAAATAGAAGCTCTTTGACATTCGTTGTAAGGTTCGATTTATATAGGTTTTGCATAGCGCTAACGATATAGGGGCTTTCTTCTAAGTATATATAAGCCTGAACTGGCAATTCATATGCATATGCACCCTCAATGGAATTAAATGTTAATTTTGTAATGGCAGCCTGAAGCGGATATTTTGCTATATGAATTGCCATATATTTGGGGCGTGTTTGAAACTTGATTTGATATATAGCATCTTGTATCTGAATGATCATATCTGCGACAAATACTTCAAAACATATAGTATCTTTAAGAAAATCTAAGGACAAGAAGTGTATGTGGGCATCTGTTATTTCGGCTGATAGGTATCTATCGAGATAGTTGGTTTCATATAAATAATCGAGTGTTCCAAGAAACATGCGTGGAGAGGTCTGAAACAGTGTAGTTAATATTTGATTCAATTTTGAGATAATACTGGGGCTTAGATTTTTGGCTACAGACTGACTGATACCTAAAAAATTTGCTGCAACTTCGGTGGATTTAAATATCGTCTCGAAGATGGGTAGCAAATAAGATAATTTATCTTGGTCTGTTGTGCTTAATTTGGTGTGTAAGATTTGTAATAAATGTTTAGTAACAAGTTTTTTATTGATTCTAGCATATCGTCTGTCAATGGCCATTTTATAGAGGTCTCCTAACCGATGTGATAAAAAAACTGCAGTCATATTATAATTTGATATTATTAAGTTTGCAAGACTGTTCAAAGAAATAATATGCGGACTGAGTAATTGCATCTTGATGTGTATGCAGAAATTAGATATAATAAAAAAATTACTGTAGGAGGTGTAAATATGTATTATATAGGAGTAGATCTAGGCGGAACCAATATAGTGGTTGCGTTATTAAACGAAGAGGGAAGTATTTTAGATGTCATTACAAAGGATACTAAGCGAGAACGTGTAGTAGATCTAATTTTTGACGACATCATTGCAAGTACAGAAGAGATCATTACTCGAAATAATTTAGCAAAAACCGAAATAAAAGGTATAGGTATTGGAAGTCCAGGAATGATAGACTCTAAGGCGGGAGTAATAGTATATGCCAATAACATTGCAATAGACAACTTTGCAGCAGTTGAGTATGTGGAGGCAAGGACCGGAATAACTACAAAAATCGCAAATGATGCGGACTGTGCAGCGCTAGGAGAAGTAATTGCAGGAGCAGCAAAAGGAACAGAAGATGCGGTAGTGATTACATTAGGAACAGGCGTTGGCGGAGGAATTATAATCAATGGCAAAATCTTTAATGGATACTTTGCTGGAGGAGCGGAAATTGGGCATCAAATCATTGTGAAAGATGGGATAAGATGTACGTGTGGAAATTTTGGTTGCCTAGAGTCATATGCATCTGCAACAGCTCTCATCAATATGGCAAATGCAAGGGCAAAAGAATTTCCGGAATCCAAGTTGGCAACGATAGATGAACAGAATATGACAGCCAAGATACCATTTGATTTTGCATGGGCCGGCGACGCAGTTGCAAAGCAATTAATTGAGGACTATATAGATTATGTGGCAATAGGTGTTGCAAATATAATAACAGTATTTAAACCACAAGTAGTGTTGATAGGTGGAGGAGTATCGAAGCAAGGAGATAAATTGATCAATCCATTGACCGAGAAAGTAAAGAAATATGCTTTTGGAGGAGATATGCCGACGCAAATTCGAGTTGCGACACTGGGTAATGACGCGGGAATAGTTGGAGCGGCAATGTTAAATCGATAAGAGAGGTTTAGTTGTCAAAATAAAATGCCACTGCAGTAGAATAGACAGAAGCAGTGGTTTTTTTGATGCTTAATGTAGCATCGCGCTTATTACTACTAGCAAAATTAAATGTGCAGGATAAAATACATAGAACACCCATTTATAATTTGATTTGGTATGAGGGAGATAGCAAATTGGTATGATGGCTAATGCAGATAACCATTGATTTGCTCCTGGAAATCCATAAAAAACAATACTTAACCCGCCAATAATGGCTCCGCAAACAAGAAGGCTTTTTTTAGATTGCTTGAAAATCAATATCCAAACATAGAAGATGAATACAACGCAGATTCCATACGCGCCATAATCGCAAGAATGAGCATAATATAATATGATCATTCCAAGTAGGGCTTGAGCAAATTGATGTAGAAGGCTGCTTTTTTGCACTCTCGTAAAGTCCATAATTTTCAAAAAAATGAGGGCAACACAAAATGTAAAACCAATATTTAACGTATAAAACAAGTAAACCCAAAGATCTGTTGTGAACAATTGTATAAAGCTGATACCAGATATTAGCATAGTGAACGGAATTTGTGCGATTATTGCCATAGTGAGCATTCGAATCAGATACTTGTTATAATTTTTGGTGTGTATGTACCCGCTAGCAAGCATATAAGCAAAAATTGGCATACTAACACGGCCAATTGCTCTTAGTACAAGATAAGAAGTGGAGAATGGATCTAGAAATGCAATAGCAAAGTGATCAATAAACATTGTGATAATTGCAAATATTTTTAACATAAGTCCTCCTAAGTGATTTTTTTTTATTATAGCATCTAAATAGTATAAAGTGTAGTCTTAAAAACAAAAAAGCTAGTTACCCAGAGATAACTAGCAAAAAAAATTTAGATATTTGCAGTTGCGGCTTTTTGATTAAACTTGGCAGCTAGAACAACGGCTAAATCGTCGGTATTGTTTGGTGTGTGTGTCTTGATAAGGTCAGAATTTTCAATGATTAAATCTAGAATAAGATCGATATATTTCTGAAGTTTTGCGGAATTTAAGATATTTGGATTATAGATGACCTCGATAATGCAATCAGACTTTGAAACATTGATAGAATCAACTCCATTGATTTGCTCAAAAAGTTGAACAACTTTATCGATATATATATCATCCTTATCTTTTATAGCGCCGATTCTTTTGGAATATATTTTGAAAAGACCTGTGGAATCTTCTACTATTTTAAAATCTAAATAATTTTTAATAAAATGCTTTTTTAAACCCATAAATAAATATCTCCTTTACTATAAATTTATTACATTATATCATAGTGGAGAAAAATTGTAAATAAAAAAAGCTAGCTATCCAAAAACTCGATAACTAACTGCATTGGAATTATTTCATTCCTCCAAGATATTTTTCCCTGGTTGCATTGCCGCCACGTAAATGCCTGTCTGCTTTATTTTTGTCAAGAATAGCACGAGCTTCCATGGCGAGTTGTGGGTTGATTTTTTCTAGTCGTTCTGTAACATCCTTGTGAACTGTGCTTTTACTTATACCAAATTTTTTTGCGGTTTCTCGTACGGTGGCTTTTTTGCTGATGATAAAATTTGCTGCTTGTACGGCTCTCTCTTCAATATAAGGTTTCAAGAAAAGGCCTCCTTTAAAATCTTTACACTTGGTTAATAATATGCGAGAAGTCAAAAATATATTACTTGTTTGTAAAAAAAATATACTAAAAATAATATTTATAAAAATTAGAATAAGTAAAGTTGAGTTATACAGGATATTTAATGGTCATTGCCTTGAAAATAAATTAGAAACATTTATAATAGTAAAAAACTAATGATAGGGAGAAGACTAATGAAAACAATTGGAATTATAGGAGCAATGGAAGAGGAAGTTAATGCGCTGAAAAAGAATATGCAAATATCGAATGTTCAAACAAAAGCAATGATGGAATTTGTGAAAGGAAAATTTCAAGAAAAAGAAGTTGTTGTAGTTAAATGTGGAATAGGCAAAGTGAATGCCGCAGTATGTACTCAAATATTGGCAGATGTATTTGCAGTGGATTATATTATTAACACCGGAGTTGCGGGGGCATTGCATCCAACTTTAAATATTGGAGACATTGTAATTTCGAGTGATACAGTTCAACACGATATGGATACCACGGCATTTGGAGATCCAAGAGGAGTAATTCCGCGAATGGACAATTCATATTTCGAAGCGGATCAAATGTTGATAGACCTAGCAAAAGATATAAGCGAAGAAGAATTGGATAAGAATGTTTATGTAGGCAGAGTTGCAAGCGGAGATCAATTTGTTGCAAGTGTAGATCAAAAAGATGATATATACACCACATTTAACGCGTATTGTGCGGAGATGGAGGGAGCGGCAATTGCTCAAACTTGCTATCTAAATAAGATACCATTTGTAATATTACGAGCAATATCTGATAAAGCGGACGGGTCTGCAGAAATGAATTTTACACATTTTACAGAATTGGCGGCCAAAAATGCCATAACTATTCTTTCAAATATGATAAAAAAGATTCAATAATAAAAAAATGAAAGAAAGAGCTATCTAACTGTCATAAAAAATAGCTTTAGACAAAGTGTTTGTAAGTTTTTTGGTGAGGTTAAATAAAATATGATCAACTTAAGCACATTACCTAAAATAAGGAGTGTGCTTTTATTATTTTTAAGTATCTATATTTATAATAGAAGGATTTTTTTATTTTAACAATATTTTACAATCAGCATAATGATGTTTTTGACATTTTAAATAAGATGATAAAATGTACATATTTTGAAGCTTATATTTATAGTTAGAAGCAACTATCGTGTTAATTTCAAAAGTAAGGAGAATAATAGCTAAATTTTGGCGCAGTTTTACTACTACTTTTTAAAACTTTTGCAGGGCGAAATAATATTTATTGCAACTTTTAGAAGATAGAGAATATATTGTTAGAGTAACACGGATAAAGTTAGCATAACAAATTAATAGAAGGAGGATGCGAAGATGGATCAATACTTTCCATTGTTTTTATATA is a genomic window of Candidatus Epulonipiscium viviparus containing:
- a CDS encoding SEL1-like repeat protein, whose protein sequence is MKFRQLKQPTTQHSIKVPMELENTDSEDSNNTIYWDVEIDEQDPEIQLALGLFYDIGKNIERDPQLAFYWYEKSALQGHPEAQTALALCYQEGSGVTSDDTKAIYWYIKAAQQDFAIAQCNLGYCYESGRGTPRDLDKAVYWTKKAASQGLAKAQHNLANYYKLGLGVPQSFTKAVYWFRKSAKQNDSMAQGQLGYFYEQGLGVTKNVEKAFYWYEQSAKQGNTLSQCCLGQCYHFGIGVAQDLELAFSWYQQAAINGNDIAQYCIAMCYEYGDIEDIDLQQAFYWYEKSAQQGYDVAQFDIGRFYEQGIVVDQNLDKAAYWYKKSANQGNILAQIALENLLQL
- a CDS encoding RtcB family protein, producing MIKITGTNSIALVYANELEYSAQEQLQLLCDQPFTQDCNIRVMPDVHAGAGCVIGFTAQVTDWVIPNIVGVDIGCGMLTIELGTEEIDFAEIDSLIHKHVPAGKNIHEGRLARFPKLQELFCYRNLHETKRIERSIGSLGGGNHFIEIAKDNSNAKYLIIHTGSRNLGTQVAQYYQDLAYELLSGKDRYYDARDHLIAEYKSTGRRHEIQTALKDLATKFTLMEPAIPKSLCYLTGKYKQQYLHDMQICQQYATLNRKTIANIILEKYFATTLSDTTHFETIHNYIDLDHNIIRKGAISAQLGETVLIPLNMRDGSLICVGKGNPDWNYSAPHGAGRLYSRTTAFKKFQLDEFIEQTKDVYSTSITEKTIDESPMAYKDKSAIIDHITPTVDIIKYITPIYNFKA
- a CDS encoding GGDEF domain-containing protein, which produces MVSDDVIIGVIALVLNTAYSYVLLHVASKMVEDKSTSFIKKLMFSIANMVLYSLVYAFKVPHYIYYIFVFTAIMMELYSIGLTAKEGACIASHAIVNISAIFLACVKLITAAYGVPANTVFTNIDIRLQIVSVMYILAMLVGVILFRNLGAENLKKVLSAKGYSEALTVLGIILTCYVAVDEYIIILGYSYEDQIIMVLATVFLVMSLYYLILYYTIKSLNIIIYREKTEAAKISYTRLVSKHNGIMNKVLKDELTDLYNKKYVINYISKMLAEPGTENTKQGIIFLDINGLKYVNDTFGHKAGDKLILDVTSAVRNSIREKHQDIAGRIGGDEILIFIPNIHQAGLDKIVERIRNNIRRKNEAEKDFLVAASIGAIMVDGDMAKLGLNNILEKVDVLMRMDKEKFYKEMEEKNGNY
- a CDS encoding GGDEF domain-containing protein; this encodes METINALIFFLLLLLYNYAMFAYNSFIYMPRMELWKIIFLTSIINSLLFIIPQAIHIDNIGPMVLYVICYTIQFNYIYKKNFLSCLFFSMAFMLNLYGIGLMSGGVISLVVPGSLAVHRTDSVLRMITTIFSLLPAILEIVIIRAVIKKEKIDRFLSHRKSVQMAVLIMGIVFLYSLTVINVNNYQMIDDIRIAVLNIKVGLICITGFLIAIGYGYIFAIMNLYQKQFENYATLIQKEQESIHELSLTVQKDSFTGLYLRDVAIERMQFYKKNSMQFYTIFVDMDGLKTVNDIYGHNEGDFYIQQVVEILKRNFIGTIVSRIGGDEFLITGTSYDLDTPLQNTLMLYEEVKAIKVKNDKHYNTSISYGLVNIDETARFDVENIIKIADERMYEFKQVNKKERKVKKIYK
- a CDS encoding ROK family protein is translated as MYYIGVDLGGTNIVVALLNEEGSILDVITKDTKRERVVDLIFDDIIASTEEIITRNNLAKTEIKGIGIGSPGMIDSKAGVIVYANNIAIDNFAAVEYVEARTGITTKIANDADCAALGEVIAGAAKGTEDAVVITLGTGVGGGIIINGKIFNGYFAGGAEIGHQIIVKDGIRCTCGNFGCLESYASATALINMANARAKEFPESKLATIDEQNMTAKIPFDFAWAGDAVAKQLIEDYIDYVAIGVANIITVFKPQVVLIGGGVSKQGDKLINPLTEKVKKYAFGGDMPTQIRVATLGNDAGIVGAAMLNR
- a CDS encoding TraX family protein, translating into MLKIFAIITMFIDHFAIAFLDPFSTSYLVLRAIGRVSMPIFAYMLASGYIHTKNYNKYLIRMLTMAIIAQIPFTMLISGISFIQLFTTDLWVYLFYTLNIGFTFCVALIFLKIMDFTRVQKSSLLHQFAQALLGMIILYYAHSCDYGAYGICVVFIFYVWILIFKQSKKSLLVCGAIIGGLSIVFYGFPGANQWLSALAIIPICYLPHTKSNYKWVFYVFYPAHLILLVVISAMLH
- the spoIIID gene encoding sporulation transcriptional regulator SpoIIID, which produces MKPYIEERAVQAANFIISKKATVRETAKKFGISKSTVHKDVTERLEKINPQLAMEARAILDKNKADRHLRGGNATREKYLGGMK
- a CDS encoding 5'-methylthioadenosine/adenosylhomocysteine nucleosidase; translated protein: MKTIGIIGAMEEEVNALKKNMQISNVQTKAMMEFVKGKFQEKEVVVVKCGIGKVNAAVCTQILADVFAVDYIINTGVAGALHPTLNIGDIVISSDTVQHDMDTTAFGDPRGVIPRMDNSYFEADQMLIDLAKDISEEELDKNVYVGRVASGDQFVASVDQKDDIYTTFNAYCAEMEGAAIAQTCYLNKIPFVILRAISDKADGSAEMNFTHFTELAAKNAITILSNMIKKIQ